From the genome of Chionomys nivalis chromosome 9, mChiNiv1.1, whole genome shotgun sequence:
AGGCTGAAAGCAGTTTGTGGAGGTGAGGTATAGGCTGTGCCATGTACAGTAACCATGTCACTTCTTCTGATTTGTGTCTGTCCCACGGGTGACGCACCCCAGTATCCTGTTTGCCTCTTTTACTGCAGCCATTCACTGGGCTGGTGGCTTCAAGGATTTTTCTACAATAACCCCTAAGCCCCTTTCCTGGTCAGTACGCTGCATGACTGTTCCATGTAATCCGTTCTCTCTTCTTGGTATGTTGCCCCACCCCTCCTTGAGACTGTTTGACATTGTCTGCATTAAACTGCGTTCTCCATCCAGTGGCACAGTCACCTGAAAGACTCGGCTCCCTCAGGACCCGGATGCATTGTTGTTCATTACTTGCTGTGATCTTCAACTTTGGCCTCATGAGCTACCTGTGGCATCGACATCCAACAGTCCCATCAGATCATGCACCCGTGCTATGAATTCAATCCGGAAATGACCCCCACTCTTCCCGCACTCACTTTTCCATGCAAATGTTGCCCTTTTCTAGCCACTGTTGATGAGCCCGAAATCCTCCTATCACCCCGATATTACAGTGTGATTGACTGGAAAACTGTGGGTCGAACTGTCCCGATGACTGTTCTCTAAGGCCACTGTGCTCCTGTCTTGTTCTCAGTTTTAATTCTGGCTAAAACTGTGTCTGTGCCTGGAGCCTCTTCCAGTCGGGGGGGGCTGTGCATCTGCGATTTGAGCTGTGAGCAGGTAGCCCACAGCCAGGTGACAGGTGCTCTCTTTGTGCTTCTAGGAATGAGGTGACCAAACTGAAATTTGAAGGAAAGACTTTCTATTTATATGTAAGTCAGAAAGAGGTGAGTGCCGGCTTCCTTCTCTCCAGGGAGGGCTAGGGCGCTGTGGCAGGCCCTTGTGGCTGGAGCCGAGGGTAAGGAGTCCAGGCGGGGGAGGCTGTCTGCCTCCTCGGCTAAGATAGAGGCAAGGGTATGTAGAGGTGGGAAGGCCTGGAGGTGCAATGGCACCCAGAGGATCCACTAAAGAGAGGCCTGCCTCGAGGAAACGGTCAAATGAGGTTCTCTCTCCCACAGAGGATGCCAGTGAAACGTTCTGCGTCTCACCAAGGGCTCTGTTAGGCTTGCCAGGGTGAGGTAGCTATTGATGTGAGTCACTCTTCTAGCTAGGGCCCTGCTGCACAGGACCCGGGGCCCTGGGATTTCCCACCCACCTCAGCTGTTTCtctatggaattttttttttacaggaaaagaaaattattctcaCTTATTTTGCTCCAACTCCAGAAGCCTGCAAGCACCTCTGGAAATGTGGAATTGAGAATCAAGCCTTCTACAAGTGAGTTGGAAGTGTGATAGGGACTGCCTTTAATCAAAGGTGGGGCCACAAAGCCGCCTTTGAAGGAGCGGCAGGCCAACCTGGAGAAACAGGAAACCAGCAGAGTAATTCTAGTGGTGCGGTGCGCAGTAGAGCCCACGCCAGAAAAGCCCAGCGGGTGCGTTAATTTGGATCACTGCCGCTATGGCGCCCTGGAAGGCCTAGAAGACAAGTGTCCCATGAAAAACTCTGCACAAGCATCCTGACCTCAGACCTCAGCTTTAAGGGGAGCCTGGGGTCCCCCTCTTGGTGCGTAGCCCAGAGCTGGAGATGGTGGTCACTTGTCTTACTACTGAGAAGCTAGGTTTGAGTCAGAGGTAACTTGACTGGCCGGAGTTTGGGGGAGTCTGGAGGCTTCTACATCCAGTTCTCTCCGATTAAGAAAGTGGCCGCTAAAGCATCAGTGCACAAAAAATGGACTAGAGAGAGGCCAAGGTGATGCCCAGAAAACGGTTCACCGGATCCCTTGgtctttgtttaaaaacaaaattgatgGTCTATGTCTCAATAGACGTTCTGGGCTGGGGACACGGTTTGTTTGAGGGAGTGCTCACCTTGCAAGTATGAGGTATGGGGTTCAGTACTCTGCATTGCCTAAGCAAGACAGGGTAACGAATGCCTGTCACCCCAGTCCTCATGAGCTGGAGGCATAAGGACCAGTTAAAGGTTATCCtcggctacaaagtgagttgcagGATAGCCGGGGCTACATGGGACCCTGTGTTAAAAGAGAGTGTATTGCAACAGTGGCAGCATGACAGACTCCAGTTACAGTGACCCTTGCTGTTGCCAAATGGCCTGACAAGCCAGATCCTCCCTCTGCTGTCCTGAAGGGCTCTGGGAAAATCAGAACTGCTCTCCTCAGTGACAGCGCTCCTCCTTAGTGAGCTCACTCCAGCCTGCAGAACTGATCTGCCAGCTGCCAGGGCCACAGCCCCAGAGCTGTCCTGGGAAGGCACTCTCAGTCACTAACACTCACTGTGCACTTGTTACTCGTGCTGGGGTGAACTGCACAGGTGTATTCCACCCTGACAGGGCTTCCTTCCAGAGAGGACACTAGGGAGATACTTTAGCCGACTTGAACCTCCCTGCTATTGACAAAGCCAAGAATACAGGATTTTTGTtggattggttggttggttttggtcacCATCTTCCCTTCACCTGTGAGGACAAGGCCTAGGTTTAATCAGTTACATGAACCTATAGAGAAGTGAATTTGAAAGACAAACTCCTGCTGGTAGGGCTTAGGAGAAGCTCAGGAAGACGGGCATCCCTGCTTCCCGCTCCCATATACAGGAGCTGGCTCCCACTAAGGTCCTGGGGATTCCTTAAGCACCCCCATTCTCTCTGTCAGACCTCATATAAAACTGCTGCCAGGCACTTTTTGATCTGTGTCCTGGGAAGAAACGCTTGTGTCCACACCCACATGTGGCCACTCAGTTGCTAAGCGTTCCTCCTGGTGGGCAGCACCTGACACAGACTACCAAGGGCTTTTTCTCGAATCTGAAGAAAGTTTGCAGTAGCCTTGGCAGGGGGCTCCCTGCCCACCTTCTGTCGGCCTGTGATGTGGCTCGGTCCATGTGTCACCTGAACTCTGCTCTGTCGTAGGCTGGAGAAGTCAAGCCAAGTTCGCACAGTGTCCAGCAGCAACCTGTTCTTCAAAGGGAGCCGGTTCCGATACAGGTAAATAGTGACAGTAAGTAGCCATTCTAAATCTCCTTCCAGACCCTTCTCTAGAGAACAGTCTCCATGTACCTCATCCTCAAGAACCAAGGAACCAGAGCTCTCAGCAGGGCCTGGGGTTTCCTCCCAATTCCCGAGCCTTttaccctcttcttccctcttggTGTTAATCCCACTGGGTGAGAatagaccactaccacaatttttgagccaCATTTAAAGCAGGTTTTATTAAATACTGGGCAGGATGACGGACACTGGCCAGCTCCACACCCATGATGCCCAGAGTATGGTATCAAAGTACATCAGTCAGGGACTtctaaaggcaaaacccacaaggcTACATATTTCCCACCTTCATCCAATCAAGGACAAGCATACATCCAGACATGCCTCCTGCCTATGTGTGTTCAAGCACACCCTATGCAGTTGGGGCAACTAGCCTTGTTTACAGAAGTGAAAATACACGGGTGGTTATATGAACAACCCCCGCATTCCAGGAacttatctgtccttgggcaagtgggaCTTACAGGTTAAAGGCATTTTTGCTTTAGAGCTTTCTTAAGCacagtaatttaaacttaaaacatatCGTAGGATGTCTAATAGCTCAGAGCATCCTGGGAGGGTATAGTATGAGCTGAGCTAGGGCCTTTTAATTCCATGACTGGGGGAACCTCTCTTCCCATATTTGCCATTTCCAATCGCAGTATAATCCAGGAGTGAGCcatgcaacagcagcagcaaaacaAGAACCATGACAGTTGTTGTGTGTCTTGGGGCTTTTTCCTGGTAATTCATGAGACAAGAGGAATCCTTCCTAATTACAAATGGAGGTGGCCATGGGTGACACATTCCTTTAGTGCcaacagaggaagaggcagaatctcttgtgagttcaaggacagcctggtccacagagcaagctccaggacagccaggactacatagacaGACCCggactcaaaaataaacaaacaaacaaacaaataaataaataaatggggggaTGGAGAACCTAGAGACTCTAGCAATGAAGAGATAAGCTGAGCGGCCATGGCATGCTAGAACTCTTTGCCCCATCAAGAAAGCCTTCTGCAGTGACTGAAGCTTGGGGATGGGTAGGGCTGATGTCATTTCTTGACTAAGCTCGGGCACCTGATCTTGGGGCCTCATCCTGATCGCTGTCTCCTTCCTTGCTGTTCATCACCTCACAGTGGACGGGTCGCAAAGGAAGTCATGGAGTCGAGCGCCAAGATCAAACGGGAGCCCCCCGAAATACACAGGTAGGCGGGCTGTTAGGCTCTCCTGGACCAATTCCAGCTCAGGTCCCAGAATCTCAAAGACCTAGCAAGCTGAGCTCTGTGAAACTTCTGGCCAAAGCAGAAACCaaaagaagcagaggccagaagagggaaccaggaACAGGCATGCAACCGTTAGCCCCACAGAGGAAGACAAGCCACTGCCCACAGCACATCACAGTTAGGGGCACCTCACtcagttctcctcaaccctccccggCCTGAACATGATCAAAGACATGAAAAATGCGGCCATGCAGTGACACAGCTGTTCTGGATTACTCCATTACAGAAAATCCGTGTCACGTGGATCCATAAATTGCGCTTTTCTAGAAGCCTGCCTCCCTCAAGCCCAACAGACTCACAAAGACTAGCCAAGAGGCTAGAATTTGCCTGGCAGCCTGTAATTGTGGGAACAGGAAGTTATTACCTCTCTGTAGCGCCTGCACTATGGGACAGGATGCGAGccgggaaaggggctggagatttaaacacatacgCACACAGACACGGGGACACGGGTCATGCTTGAAACAAGAATACcgactttattgtgctccagggaagcttatataggaaTTCTTAATTGATAGCCATGtcctagctcttgggattttcagctgtaaaacccaccagaaaccactcccctgccatcaggaactcatgagggtctcgtgctcagtgcagctgcaggcacaggagaaaacacacacattgtttcactccagcaggcaaagggtctgaggcaggcaaagaaagtccgCAACACCTGTCCTCTGTGCAGCCCACTGGAATCTGCCAGCACCATCTTCAGACACGTCAGGAGCATGTCTCATCCCAGGGCTCTATTCCCTGACAGTTCTGTCCCCCAAGACCATGGCACTTGTTGACACACCacggaaaggaagggagggactcTGAAGCAGAGTGTCTGAGACTCTGGGACCAAAGGTCAAGAGCATTTGTTAATGTCTGGACAGCCCTATCTGTGCACTGGTCAAGTGGTTCTCTCTCCATTGAATCTCAGGGCAGGGATGGTTCCCAGCCGCAGCTGTCCCTCCATAACCCACGGCCCACGGCTGAGCAGTGTCCCCAGGACACGAAGAAGAGCTGTTCACATCTCCATCATGGAAGGTGAGTCTGGGCTCCTGGAGATGAGCCAAACCCTTCCTCAGGGACTGGGTGAGCTACTTTCTGTTCctgcgataaaacaccatgaccaaagcaacatatatacgtttattttgcctaatggttccagagggataatggtgtatcatggcagggaggcatAACACGGCAGCAGGaataggaagctgagagctcGCGTCCTCAAACAAACAGAGCAGAGAACTGGAAGTGGGGCGCAGCTTCTTATACTCTCgagccccacccccagtgacacactgcctccagcaaggccccacctcctaaaccTCCACATCAactgggaccaagtgttcaaatacccaaGACTCTGGGGGCCATTCTCCCTCAAACCAGCAGGGACCTGGAAAACCTTACTTGCTTTAGAGACAACAGCAGACTCTTGTGGGAAAGAGCCCCATGGCGGGTAGAAGGTTCTACACAAAGGGTGGGGATACAACTGAGTGTTCAGTGCCCAGCATGGAACTTGATGTGGtgacctcaggaggcagagggtaaGAGGATCACAAAAGCACATGCcttataatcccaacattcaggaagctgagacaggaggaataccctgagttcaaagccagcatgaagTACATAGCAAGACCTCACCTCAAAGCAAACCTGCTCAGGTAAGAATGAGCATCAGTCTGGGGAATCTCTGGTTTGTATTGAGGTTTTAGGACATCACTTGTGAATGTCACCCGTTCACTTGAGGAGGATACAGAACTCCAGGGAGAGGCAGCTGCCACCAACAGTTAGTTGCTTCATTTGTAAACAGGAGCGTCCTTCCTGCCTGCTCTGTGAACGGCAAGGAATCTAATGCACACGAGATGCTTTTGGTTTGACAAAatttcactttgtagctcaggccaGCCTCAGACTttcagcagtcctcctgcctatcctcccaaatgctgggatcatgACTGTGAGCTACACGAAGCACTTTAGAGAGAAGCCCCCCCCCACCCGCATTTTGCAAAAATAGAGTAGGGATCagctgcaaacacacacagctgACTGGGCAGGGAGGAGCCATGAGGGATGTGACCAGGACCCTCAAAGGGCACAACAGAACTCCAAGAAATGGCTGCGTGAAGTCAGTTCATGCTCCACCCAAGAAGGTCTTCCCTAGCGGGCACGTTGTCACAGAAGGCCTCCGGCTTTGCTAGGAAAGAAAGCTCCGTTTGCTCCCTCTAAAAACAAGGGGTGGTGAAATTACAAACCACGTTAACATGGCACTGCAGTTTGAAAGAAGCACAAAATCCCCACAAACATGGAGgaacactttaaaaacaaacacccagcactcgggaggcagagccaggtggatctctgtgagttcaaggccagcctggtctacagagcgagttccaggacaaccagggtatacagaaaaaccctgtctcgaaaaaccataaaacaaaagcacaaacaaaactatggcttgggggctggagagatagctcagtggttaagagcattgcctgctcttccaaaggtcctgagttcaattcccagcaaccacatggtggctcacaaccatctgtaatgaggtctggtgccctcttctggcctgcagacatacagaatattgtatacataataaataaataaatatttttttaaaaaactggctTGTTTTAACCTAGTATCTACTATGAAGGATGCCTAGAttaagaggcctgggcccaagaGGACCCTCAGGAATGAACATTCGTTCCCTTCCCCCACTGTAACTATGGAGGGGCAGAATGTGGAGCTCGGCTGTGGCTGGGGGCAGAGGGGGTACAATGAACAGATATAGCCCAGCCCCAGAGCCACTTCTACCTCAGTTCCCGTGACTTCACTGTACCACGTGTGGCCTAGATAAAGCCTGTGAGTGACTTCACAGCCTGTTTTCTGGACAATTTTAGTaggtctatttccctttccctctgaGAGCCTGGGCTGTACAGGGGCCTCAGAGAACAAGCTGCAGGCTGGGAAGCATTGCTTTTTATGGCTGTAAGCACTTCTGACTGAACCCAGTCCTCTGATAAGGatggcctctcctctccaagtttCTCAGCCCAACACAAGGCTCCCAGAGCCAGCATTCTGTCCAGGCAGAAGGCACTGCTAGCGGGGGTTGCCATGGCATGGAACTGGTGAAGTCTTTGCCCCTAGCTGGGCTGGCTGTTTCCTCTCCATACCTCCCCTGCCTGGCTGGTTTCCCCTGAAGAAGGAACTGCCTTTCTGGGCCAGCATGGGAAAAAGTCTAATTAAGATTCGCACCAGAGTCCATGTCCAGCTCCGGCTGACTAACCACTGCCTTCGGCCGCTAAGCATACGCATCCTGAGGATGGGACCCCGGCTTCAGGCTAGGATCCTAACTGTCCCCCCAGGCCCACTGGGAGCCACCTCTGGACAGAGGCATCCGCTAGAGCACCTCCAAGGTAAATACACCCATCTTGCTGTGCCACTTAGCCCATCCTTCCTCAGCACCAACTCCAGCCCCCGCCACCCTCCCCCAGACTATCGGCCTGGTAAAGGGCAGGGTGAAAGGTGGCCCCTGCACTAGCAGAAGAGGCATTTTTCTGAAATTATGAAACTTgcagaaaatggatagagctggaCATTATTAAGGGAGGTAACCCAGTTAAAGTAATGCACGTTTTCACCCAGTGAGATTCTAGCTCTTAATCTTTACGGAAGCAGGTGTGGGTGTAGGTCATGAAACCAGAAAGGGGGACATGGTGCGGGGAGAAGGGCTTTGAGGGGCTGGGGACAGAGCTCAACTGGTTGCTTGGGTAACATGCTCAAGGCTGAGtcggatccccagcactgcataaccaagcacacgcctgtaatcctagcttttggttggtggaggcaggaggaccagaagttcaaggtcaactttgaccacacagtgagtttgaagccaaacAGAGATGGTGACTCTGAAAAACAAGTAAACGACTCTGAAGAACTGGAAGAAATGTGTGAGAAAGTGCAAAAGggggaacggggggggggggggggcggtacaccgctggggtggggatggggggacaTGACAAGGGGGGCACAGTAGGGCGGGGGAGTGCTGGGAGCAGGGGACAGAGTGGAGGAGGGGCAACAAAAACAGattgtttgaaaatgtcataatggaaTCTAATATGCTAacttataagaaaaacaaaaaagtatgtaTTTCATTTAATATCCAGAACAAATTATTTAAAGTGGCAGGTTATTCCATAATCAATGCTAAAGTTTATGGATAACTTAAATAcatacaatgacattttgaatgaGATACAACATTCAATATACacgaaaaaaagataaaaatcgaCCCATAAGAAAAcgttttaaaggaagaaatggagggaggaggagggagagggtggagagatgggTGCTGGCTGGATCTTCTTATTCAGACTAGTCTGACACGGAATGACCTTACAGGGGAGGTCTTCAGAACAGGGCATTCACGAACAGAACATCCAGCAAGCAACTACAGTGGCCAGGCGTTCTACTAGAAATGAATACCTACCCATTATCTCGCCTACTGAGTCACCAACAATGTAGCACACCATGGCTTCTGACCTGCTGTCCTCTGACGTCAGTGTCTTACCTCTCCTCCCCAGCTGAGGGATTAATCACAGGCCAAGATAGATACATTCCCACTCAAGTGGCTGCTGGCAACAAAGTTGGTTGCACTCTGGGAGAGCTGGCTGCCAGAGATGCCCTTGTGAGGGGACAGGCTTTTCAGAGCATGTCATGTGCCTGTGCTGAGGGCACAGAAGCGAAGTGGGGGCGGAGGCCAGGATCATGCTACAGCCAGGGCTTTTTAAGGGTTGTTTTCCTCGGTGACACAGAAACCATTCTGTGCCAGCAGAGGCGGCAGAAAGAACTCAGGGAAATCCAGAGTGCTGGCTCAGGGGACAGCTCACCAGGGTCTTGGGTGGTTAAGACCCAAGGCAGGTGCAGGCAGACCTAATGCACCCAAAATTCCATCAGCAACACAGTGATCACAGGCTTCGGTTCCACCCATGGCTTTGCCATGAATAGCCAGCTACGGGACTTCAGAACAGGCCCTGTGACTGCTCACTTCACCTCCTGGCGTTGttgaagcatttaaaaatacCCATTGGGTACTACTTTTGTCCTGTTCTTGATGTCTAAACATGGAGTCTACAGGAACCACAGGAAAGGCACCTAGCCAACTGAGTGGAAGCCACTGGAACATTAAAGTGTGTTGAGATCCAGAAAACTTACTCCTCTGTGCTTTTTACCTCTCCAGGCCTGGAGTCCCTACGAGACAGTGCCCATTCCACACCAGTGCGGTCCTCTTCCCATGGGGACACCTTCTTGCCTCACGTGAGGAGCAGCCGGGCAGACAGCAATGAGCGTGTAGCTGTGATTGCAGACGAGGCCTACAGCCCCGCAGACAGCGTGCTACCCACCCCTGTAGCCGAGCACAGCCTGGAGCTGATGCTGCTATCCCGGCAGATCAACGGAGCCACGTGCAGCattgaggaggagaaggagtctgaggccagcaccCCAACTGCAGCAGAGGTGGAGGCCCTTGGAGGAGAGCTGAGGGCCCTGTGTCAGGGGCACGGCGGGCCAGAGCAAGAACAGGTGAATAAGTTTGTTTTAAGTGTCCTCCGTTTGCTCCTTGTGACCATGGGGCTCCTCTTTGTTTTGCTCCTCCTCCTGATCATCCTCACTGAGTCTGACCTTGACATTGCCTTTTTCCGAGATATCCGCCAGACCCCTGAGTTTGAACAATTCCACTATCAATACTTTTGTCCCCTCAGGCGATGGTTTGCCTGCAAAATCCGCTCAGTGGTGAGCCTGCTCATTGACACCTGAGAAGGCATGACTCCTCCCAAAAACTAGTCAGGTGGACCATGGAACCCGGCTACCCATTCCCAGCAATGGGACCCATCGCGGAACCATCGGCACACGCCAAGTCCTCCTCTCATGACTCAAAGCCCACTGCAGCCTAGGAGGGTTCTTTCCCAGAAGAAAGGGACATAAGCTAAAGCCCTGTAAAGAAACTGGGAAAACTCAATTTCTTCAGAGGCTCTTGCAAGAAAGGCTCAGCATCTCTTACGTTTCTCATCCTTCAATATGCAGGAAAATTTTTGGGTTcgaacttttatttttcatagatgtgtattattttgaaagtatccaaataaaaataatttattttactataCTGATTATCGCAGTAGTGCCACCTGGGAGATGGGACACTAGCTGAAGACAGAGCTGTCGTCTCCTCTGTACCCTGCAGCCTTCTCACTGGTCCCACTGGGTTCCGGGAGACCCAGCAAGGCAGGCCAGGGCTGTGGACAGCCAGGATCGTTGAGGTTTATTTGCCAGACAGAAGGTTTAACAAAGTAAACACCTGTGCAGAATAATTAAACTAGAAAGTTGCTTCTTACGATGGTCTGAgttggattttcttttccttttgttttgccaCATCTGAGCAGAGTGGGCGTCTGAAGGGACCGCCGCtacggcagcagcagcagcaggggtgGGGTAAGTCTGTCCCCTTAGACTAGAGCCTAGTGGACATCACTTAGTTTTATTTCATCACTTTTTTCTTCCTGAAGAACCTCAAGACTCTTCTAGCGCTCCTGGGTGTTAACTGAAGTCATTGGCAGCAGCGTGCGCCACTGGAAATGCCCCGCGGTGTAGTTACCAGAGACCTGTGCTAAGCCACCTGAGCGCCTGTGGGGCAGAGAGCAGTACTTGCTTTGTACAGTGTGCCCTTCCAGAAGGACTATTTCAAGCTCTATTTTAACagcaaaatgttattttcttacctattggtatttttttttttactttatggaTTAAGAAAATAGAACCTGATGACCTTTAGATGCGAGAGAAACAGATCTGAGGAAAACATCAAGCGCAAGCAGCAACCTTGGAAGGGCCGGGAGACACTCTAAACAGAACCAAGTGATGCCTACAAGAGACAGGATTTGACCATGGCAGAGATCAACACTTACTGTAGAAACGCCACCCATAGGGTCAGCTTCCGCTCCCGGAAATAAGGCCACGGAGAATACTTGGAGGGCGTCACTCACAGCAGCACAGGACCACACTAAGGTGAGAAGTCCCCAGGCCTCTGCACttaaaaacaaccacacacacgaTCTTGTTTCCATCTCAGGGAGAGATTGCTAAGGCATTCGGGGCCCAAGGACTTATTTAAAGGACTGCCAAGGGGCACAGTCCTGGGACCCAGACAAGAACAGAACTAAACAGTCCCAAAAGCAGAGCCAATTGGACTGTAGGACATTTGAGCTCCTCATGTTTTCACCTGTGGTGGTAAAAGCATGCCCATGTTCAGCCAGTGATTTGGAGGATGCCGGGGTGTGTATGTAATTTTAAAGATGCCATCCTTATCTAGATGTCAGCAAACCTCTTTAATAAAGTTTTGGTTTgtgggctccaaaaccacagagaaaccctgtctcgaaaaaccaaaaaaaaaaaaaaaaaaagttttggttTGTGGACCATACTCTGCCACCCTAGCAACCTCTGATAATGTATGCATAAAGAAGTGTAATTctgaggatggagctcagtgggtagagtacaTGCCTAGCATTCGCTGCGTACTGTGTGGGGGCatatacctgtgatcccagcattcaagtgtagacaggaggatcagaagttcagggtcacaCCAGTTACAtaatagttcaaggccagtctgggattcatgaaaccctgtctccgacTGCCAGTCTCCCACttcccaaacaacaaacaaaacaaagcaaaacagcaatATGCTGAAATTGGCCCACAGCCATAAGATTGCAGACCCTGACCTACACAAGACAACCACCACACATTAGCAAGGGGGCCAGCTTCGATTCCCGTCTCATGTAAGACCCAGAACCATTTCCCCATGGGAGCTTTGCCGAGTGCTCCACCAACCAGCAGTGACGTCACATCTGATGCAATGATCAAGTACTGCCTCTCGGAACAGTGATGACTCTCAGAACGGACACAGACCTATCTGATCATTTCCATACCAGCAAGAGTTtgggtaaaaccaaatacataCTTACCACGTGACAAGTCAAACCGAGGGGATCCTAGTAAAGACTAGAGATCGCTACAAAGCAATGAGCCACTGCCATCTGTCAACTGCAGAGCAAAGGTCTACTTAGCACAGGACTCAGGTCAAAGTCCCCTAGAGATGCAAAGGCTGCTGGGAAACAGGGCTGGTGTGAACTGGGATTTCTATTTTTATGCAACATAGCAGATTGCCTTCTAGTGTAGTGCTCCTACCTCAGTTTGTAGAACACAGCGTCTATGCAGTGAGTGGTAGCCTCGCCTCTGACCCTTCACAGCCACGCGAGGGAGGCAGCCTGCCATTGcctggtgtgtttcttgtgtCTAGAGCCCTAACAGTGGTCCTTGCCATTTCCAACATCTGATCAACCTTCAGGTTGTTTTTGTTCCCCAAGGCTTATCCCAGAAAATAAGGACAGAAAAG
Proteins encoded in this window:
- the Frmd5 gene encoding FERM domain-containing protein 5 isoform X5, whose product is MCFRVKFYPADPAALKEEITRYLVFLQIKRDLYHGRLLCKTSDAALLAAYILQAEIGDYDPGKHPEGYSSKFQFFPKHSEKLEKKIAEIHKTELSGQTPATSELNFLRKAQTLETYGVDPHPCKDVSGNAAFLAFTPFGFVVLQGNKRVHFIKWNEVTKLKFEGKTFYLYVSQKEEKKIILTYFAPTPEACKHLWKCGIENQAFYKLEKSSQVRTVSSSNLFFKGSRFRYSGRVAKEVMESSAKIKREPPEIHRAGMVPSRSCPSITHGPRLSSVPRTRRRAVHISIMEGLESLRDSAHSTPVRSSSHGDTFLPHVRSSRADSNERVAVIADEAYSPADSVLPTPVAEHSLELMLLSRQINGATCSIEEEKESEASTPTAAEVEALGGELRALCQGHGGPEQEQVNKFVLSVLRLLLVTMGLLFVLLLLLIILTESDLDIAFFRDIRQTPEFEQFHYQYFCPLRRWFACKIRSVVSLLIDT
- the Frmd5 gene encoding FERM domain-containing protein 5 isoform X3, with the translated sequence MLSRLMSGSSRSLEREYSCTVRLLDDSEYTCTIQRDAKGQYLFDLLCHHLNLLEKDYFGIRFVDPDKQRHWLEFTKSVVKQLRSQPPFTMCFRVKFYPADPAALKEEITRYLVFLQIKRDLYHGRLLCKTSDAALLAAYILQAEIGDYDPGKHPEGYSSKFQFFPKHSEKLEKKIAEIHKTELSGQTPATSELNFLRKAQTLETYGVDPHPCKDVSGNAAFLAFTPFGFVVLQGNKRVHFIKWNEVTKLKFEGKTFYLYVSQKEEKKIILTYFAPTPEACKHLWKCGIENQAFYKLEKSSQVRTVSSSNLFFKGSRFRYSGRVAKEVMESSAKIKREPPEIHRAGMVPSRSCPSITHGPRLSSVPRTRRRAVHISIMEGLESLRDSAHSTPVRSSSHGDTFLPHVRSSRADSNERVAVIADEAYSPADSVLPTPVAEHSLELMLLSRQINGATCSIEEEKESEASTPTAAEVEALGGELRALCQGHGGPEQEQAMVCLQNPLSGEPAH
- the Frmd5 gene encoding FERM domain-containing protein 5 isoform X1, which produces MLSRLMSGSSRSLEREYSCTVRLLDDSEYTCTIQRDAKGQYLFDLLCHHLNLLEKDYFGIRFVDPDKQRHWLEFTKSVVKQLRSQPPFTMCFRVKFYPADPAALKEEITRYLVFLQIKRDLYHGRLLCKTSDAALLAAYILQAEIGDYDPGKHPEGYSSKFQFFPKHSEKLEKKIAEIHKTELSGQTPATSELNFLRKAQTLETYGVDPHPCKDVSGNAAFLAFTPFGFVVLQGNKRVHFIKWNEVTKLKFEGKTFYLYVSQKEEKKIILTYFAPTPEACKHLWKCGIENQAFYKLEKSSQVRTVSSSNLFFKGSRFRYSGRVAKEVMESSAKIKREPPEIHRAGMVPSRSCPSITHGPRLSSVPRTRRRAVHISIMEGLESLRDSAHSTPVRSSSHGDTFLPHVRSSRADSNERVAVIADEAYSPADSVLPTPVAEHSLELMLLSRQINGATCSIEEEKESEASTPTAAEVEALGGELRALCQGHGGPEQEQVNKFVLSVLRLLLVTMGLLFVLLLLLIILTESDLDIAFFRDIRQTPEFEQFHYQYFCPLRRWFACKIRSVVSLLIDT
- the Frmd5 gene encoding FERM domain-containing protein 5 isoform X2, producing MLSRLMSGSSRSLEREYSCTVRLLDDSEYTCTIQRDAKGQYLFDLLCHHLNLLEKDYFGIRFVDPDKQRHWLEFTKSVVKQLRSQPPFTMCFRVKFYPADPAALKEEITRYLVFLQIKRDLYHGRLLCKTSDAALLAAYILQAEIGDYDPGKHPEGYSSKFQFFPKHSEKLEKKIAEIHKTELSGQTPATSELNFLRKAQTLETYGVDPHPCKDVSGNAAFLAFTPFGFVVLQGNKRVHFIKWNEVTKLKFEGKTFYLYVSQKEEKKIILTYFAPTPEACKHLWKCGIENQAFYKLEKSSQVRTVSSSNLFFKGSRFRYSGRVAKEVMESSAKIKREPPEIHRAGMVPSRSCPSITHGPRLSSVPRTRRRAVHISIMEGLESLRDSAHSTPVRSSSHGDTFLPHVRSSRADSNERVAVIADEAYSPADSVLPTPVAEHSLELMLLSRQINGATCSIEEEKESEASTPTAAEVEALGGELRALCQGHGGPEQEQSGRLKGPPLRQQQQQGWGKSVPLD
- the Frmd5 gene encoding FERM domain-containing protein 5 isoform X4; protein product: MLSRLMSGSSRSLEREYSCTVRLLDDSEYTCTIQRDAKGQYLFDLLCHHLNLLEKDYFGIRFVDPDKQRHWLEFTKSVVKQLRSQPPFTMCFRVKFYPADPAALKEEITRYLVFLQIKRDLYHGRLLCKTSDAALLAAYILQAEIGDYDPGKHPEGYSSKFQFFPKHSEKLEKKIAEIHKTELSGQTPATSELNFLRKAQTLETYGVDPHPCKDVSGNAAFLAFTPFGFVVLQGNKRVHFIKWNEVTKLKFEGKTFYLYVSQKEEKKIILTYFAPTPEACKHLWKCGIENQAFYKLEKSSQVRTVSSSNLFFKGSRFRYSGRVAKEVMESSAKIKREPPEIHRAGMVPSRSCPSITHGPRLSSVPRTRRRAVHISIMEGLESLRDSAHSTPVRSSSHGDTFLPHVRSSRADSNERVAVIADEAYSPADSVLPTPVAEHSLELMLLSRQINGATCSIEEEKESEASTPTAAEVEALGGELRALCQGHGGPEQEQKIEPDDL